In Desulfovibrio inopinatus DSM 10711, the sequence GACTATGGGACAATGTCACATCGCACGGTATTCAAGATTTTCTCGATCAGGCCCAACGCGATGGTCGCATTATAAATCCTGGATTTTCTTTCCACGGCGTTCTTGATGACTTCAAACGCATTATTGATGCCTACCCTTGGACATTTTGCCAAATCCAATACAATTTTATGGATCAGCAGTTCCAAGCTGGGACCGAAGGACTCAAATACGCCGCGGCAAAAGATATCGGTATCATCATTATGGAGCCGCTCCGTGGGGGGACTCTCGCCCTCCCCAGCCCTCCTCCGGCTGTGGCTGCATTATGGAAAGAGGCGGCAACACAACGCAGTCCGGCAGAATGGGCGCTTCGGTGGGTCTGGAACCATCCGGAAGTCAGCGTGGTTTTGTCAGGTATGAATGAAGAAGACCATATCGAGCAAAACCTCAACATAGCAAAAGAAGCTCATGCGAATTCTCTCAGCCAAGAAGAACTCGACTTGGTTGATCGTGTCAGAGACATGTATAATAAGGTCATGAAGGTAGGATGTACGGGATGTGGGTATTGCCTCCCTTGCCCCATGGGGGTGAAAATTCCAACCTGCTTTGATTGTTATAACAGACTGCATATGTTTGGAAAGACGGAGGAAGCCCGACTCTTTTATATTGTTTTTACCAGTGGTGTCGCACGCGGTGAAGAGCCTGGCATGGCATCGCAATGTATTGCTTGTGGCGAATGCCTGGAGAAATGTCCCCAACATATCGCTATCCCAGATATCCTTGAAAAGGCTGCGGCAGAACTAGAAGGTCCGGAGTTTGCCGAGCAGCTCGAAGCGGTCAAAAAAAGAATGGGTGTTGCATAGTCATACAACGTCAAGAGTGGCGTTCCGACCTCGACGCCGCTCTTTATGCCCCATTTTTTCTTTGATGCACGGCAACTCGTTACGTAAAAAAATACTTGCCCTTAGGCACGACGCTATGAACATCCTGTACTACGATTGTTTTGCTGGCATAAGCGGCGATATGAACTTGGCCGCCATGATCGAT encodes:
- a CDS encoding aldo/keto reductase, yielding MLYRTMPKNGDKLSILGFGCMRLPMANGDIDEERAITQIRYAIDHGVNYVDTAWPYHNGASEPLLGKALQDGYRERVKLATKLPSWLIKSREDMDTFLNAQLERLQTDHIDYYLVHALDGRLWDNVTSHGIQDFLDQAQRDGRIINPGFSFHGVLDDFKRIIDAYPWTFCQIQYNFMDQQFQAGTEGLKYAAAKDIGIIIMEPLRGGTLALPSPPPAVAALWKEAATQRSPAEWALRWVWNHPEVSVVLSGMNEEDHIEQNLNIAKEAHANSLSQEELDLVDRVRDMYNKVMKVGCTGCGYCLPCPMGVKIPTCFDCYNRLHMFGKTEEARLFYIVFTSGVARGEEPGMASQCIACGECLEKCPQHIAIPDILEKAAAELEGPEFAEQLEAVKKRMGVA